One stretch of Gemmatimonadota bacterium DNA includes these proteins:
- a CDS encoding AMP-binding protein — MTPEERAPGRSVAQALEARAAEAPDRLFLIYGERRLTYAQVEARASALAAALHELGIEQGDRVALALPNWPEFVVSMFAAAKLGAIIVPLNPRFTVAELQYMLRHSEAAAVISAETFHGTDYLELFEGFLTTLPDLQYLITVGEAELWYDDRIYQFEDLLSSGAGRSVPAVAVDPAEDLFAILYTSGTMGKPKGVALTHRNVLLTAAQTVEAIGLVPEDVVFGVTTVFHVFGLGPGILGTLTAGAVLVLQEQFQPAEALDLIEQHGVTVHYGVPTVFITELREPGRPSRRLSSLRAGVVAGAPVSDELVQRIRVELCPNLLVAYSLTETASTVAITRPGDPEPKQIFTVGRPLPGTEVRVLDLDGTVLPAESLGEIAVRGPGVMKGYYRQPGETAQAFDADGYFMTGDLGIVDEEGFVHIVGRRKELIIRGGFNVYPREVEDRLHAHPAVLDVAVVGLPHEVLGEAVCACVVPVEGAIITGEEIKEWCRGALADYKIPDLVRFFDSFPLTGSGKVRRVELARMVSAEESSRRP, encoded by the coding sequence ATGACCCCCGAGGAGCGCGCTCCAGGCCGGTCGGTCGCCCAGGCGCTCGAGGCGCGCGCAGCGGAGGCGCCGGATCGCCTCTTCCTGATCTACGGGGAGCGGCGGCTGACGTATGCCCAGGTCGAGGCTCGCGCCAGTGCGCTGGCCGCAGCGCTGCACGAGCTGGGCATCGAGCAGGGCGACCGCGTTGCCCTGGCGCTGCCCAACTGGCCGGAGTTCGTGGTTTCGATGTTCGCCGCGGCGAAGCTGGGGGCCATTATCGTGCCGCTCAATCCCCGCTTCACGGTAGCGGAGCTGCAGTACATGCTGCGGCACTCGGAGGCGGCGGCCGTGATCAGTGCGGAGACGTTCCACGGCACCGACTATCTCGAGCTGTTCGAGGGGTTCCTGACCACGCTGCCCGACCTGCAGTACCTGATCACGGTGGGCGAGGCGGAGCTCTGGTATGACGACCGCATCTACCAGTTCGAGGACCTGCTCTCGAGCGGCGCGGGACGCAGCGTGCCGGCGGTGGCAGTGGACCCGGCCGAGGACCTGTTCGCCATCCTGTACACGTCCGGGACCATGGGCAAGCCGAAGGGTGTGGCGCTGACGCATCGCAACGTGCTGCTCACGGCGGCGCAGACGGTAGAGGCGATCGGGCTCGTGCCCGAGGACGTCGTCTTTGGCGTGACGACGGTGTTCCACGTGTTCGGCCTCGGTCCCGGTATCCTGGGAACCTTGACGGCCGGCGCCGTGCTCGTCCTGCAGGAGCAGTTTCAGCCGGCGGAGGCCCTGGACCTGATCGAGCAGCACGGCGTCACCGTGCATTACGGCGTGCCCACGGTATTCATCACGGAGCTGCGCGAGCCCGGGCGGCCGAGCCGCCGGCTCTCCTCGCTGCGGGCCGGGGTCGTGGCGGGCGCGCCGGTCAGCGATGAACTGGTGCAGCGCATCCGCGTCGAGCTCTGCCCGAACCTGCTGGTGGCCTATTCGCTGACCGAGACCGCCTCGACGGTGGCCATAACGCGGCCGGGGGATCCGGAACCCAAGCAGATCTTCACCGTCGGCCGCCCGCTGCCCGGGACCGAGGTTCGAGTGCTGGACCTGGACGGCACGGTATTGCCGGCGGAGAGCCTGGGCGAGATCGCGGTGAGAGGGCCGGGCGTGATGAAGGGGTATTACCGCCAGCCGGGTGAAACGGCGCAGGCCTTCGACGCCGATGGCTACTTCATGACCGGCGATCTCGGCATTGTGGATGAGGAGGGCTTCGTCCACATCGTGGGGCGGCGCAAGGAGCTGATTATTCGCGGCGGGTTCAACGTCTATCCGCGCGAGGTCGAAGATCGGCTGCACGCGCACCCGGCTGTGCTGGACGTGGCCGTTGTCGGCCTGCCGCATGAGGTGCTGGGCGAGGCCGTTTGCGCCTGTGTCGTGCCCGTCGAGGGCGCGATCATAACGGGCGAGGAAATCAAAGAGTGGTGTCGGGGCGCACTGGCGGATTACAAGATTCCGGACCTGGTGCGCTTCTTCGATTCATTCCCGCTCACGGGGAGCGGGAAGGTCCGGCGGGTCGAGCTCGCGCGCATGGTGAGCGCCGAGGAATCGAGCCGTCGGCCCTAG